The Bacillus carboniphilus genome contains a region encoding:
- a CDS encoding alpha/beta fold hydrolase encodes MTKNKIRTEKYIKINEDKFYTVSIGEGEPIVFLHGGPGSEHRFFLPHVLPLANEFKLVFYDQRGCGKSHSFSDNYSMEDEVNMLESIHKRLGYEKISLFGESWGSMLALLYATTYPNRVNRILLTAAIGVTKEGFETFGVELEKKLSLDDKRKLLEFEEKLKVNEASLDDIFTILDPYYVFSSETLSRKDKTTFNQQSNEIIGKDITNNYDLTKKVDRLSQIPIQVAQGSHDMITPALVKELLIKKIPHARLVEIDQCGHWTVVECPEKMNEIAYNFFMG; translated from the coding sequence ATGACGAAAAATAAAATCAGAACCGAAAAGTATATAAAGATTAATGAAGATAAGTTTTATACAGTTAGCATTGGCGAAGGAGAACCGATCGTCTTTCTACATGGTGGTCCTGGTAGTGAACATCGCTTCTTCTTACCTCATGTTCTGCCACTTGCCAATGAATTTAAATTGGTTTTTTATGATCAAAGAGGGTGCGGGAAGTCGCACTCTTTTAGTGATAATTATTCTATGGAAGATGAAGTGAACATGTTGGAGTCTATTCATAAAAGATTAGGTTATGAGAAAATCAGTTTATTCGGTGAATCCTGGGGCTCCATGCTGGCATTATTGTATGCGACAACCTATCCAAATAGAGTAAATAGAATCTTACTAACAGCTGCAATAGGTGTGACAAAGGAAGGCTTTGAAACATTTGGGGTAGAACTAGAAAAAAAGCTGTCGCTAGACGATAAAAGGAAGTTATTAGAATTTGAAGAAAAACTGAAAGTGAATGAAGCATCTTTGGATGATATTTTTACTATTTTAGATCCCTATTATGTTTTTTCATCTGAAACGTTGAGTAGAAAAGATAAGACGACTTTTAACCAGCAGTCCAATGAAATAATTGGGAAAGATATTACAAACAACTATGATTTAACCAAAAAAGTTGATAGACTATCACAAATACCCATTCAAGTTGCACAAGGAAGTCATGATATGATCACTCCTGCATTAGTTAAAGAGTTGTTAATAAAAAAGATCCCTCATGCGAGATTAGTAGAGATTGATCAATGTGGTCATTGGACCGTTGTCGAGTGTCCAGAGAAAATGAATGAGATTGCTTATAATTTCTTTATGGGGTAA
- a CDS encoding class I SAM-dependent methyltransferase translates to MTIYNQIGKSYNTTRKADSRITEAIIQELNIHPSATILDIGSGTGNYSYELAKVGYQVIAMEPSEIMRRQGKQHRNITWKEGVAEKIPLEDHSVDGIICTLASHHFQDLPLCFREMKRVLKENGKIVIFTLDPRLCDEDCWLFEYFAPILENAYIFHPPVKDLATLIEQQVMRPVKIKAFPLPHDLVDQFFFAGWRNPKIYLDTNFQKGTSPLAKGKKEVVQDCLNKLNIDLENGSWEKKYGNILSLNEYECGHFFLVV, encoded by the coding sequence ATGACGATTTATAATCAAATTGGAAAAAGCTATAACACTACTAGAAAAGCAGATTCTCGCATTACAGAAGCAATAATTCAAGAACTTAATATCCATCCTTCAGCAACCATATTAGATATTGGTTCAGGAACAGGAAACTATAGTTACGAATTAGCGAAAGTGGGCTATCAAGTGATTGCTATGGAACCTTCTGAAATCATGAGGAGACAAGGAAAGCAACATAGAAATATTACGTGGAAAGAAGGAGTTGCTGAGAAGATTCCATTAGAAGATCATTCAGTAGATGGAATCATTTGCACACTAGCATCTCACCACTTTCAAGACTTACCATTATGTTTTAGAGAAATGAAAAGAGTCTTAAAAGAAAACGGAAAAATAGTTATTTTCACTTTAGATCCAAGATTATGCGATGAAGATTGTTGGTTGTTTGAATACTTTGCACCTATATTAGAGAATGCCTATATATTTCATCCACCAGTAAAAGATTTAGCAACTTTGATCGAGCAACAGGTTATGCGTCCAGTAAAAATCAAAGCATTTCCTTTGCCTCATGATTTAGTAGATCAATTTTTCTTTGCAGGATGGAGAAACCCAAAGATCTACTTGGATACAAATTTTCAAAAAGGAACCTCTCCACTTGCGAAAGGTAAAAAAGAGGTTGTTCAGGATTGCCTCAATAAATTGAACATTGATTTAGAAAATGGAAGTTGGGAAAAAAAGTACGGAAATATCTTGTCTTTGAATGAGTATGAATGTGGACATTTCTTTTTAGTCGTTTAA
- a CDS encoding isocitrate lyase/PEP mutase family protein: MDTSQKVKVFRELHNKSRPLVLLNIWSVESAKALTSHTIKLVATGSYAMAVHYGYEDGENMPFEEIITYINQMQPNENFITVDIESGYASNLYELEKNIVKLIEIGVVGLNIEDKVSGESTLYNVQDQCEKIAHIREVCKKLNSDIFINLRTDKYFMGDSSKNNLSEECLKQTLIRIMAYEEAGADCIFIPGLNNKKHIFKLANSVNVPINVMLDINRDNIIDYLNLGIGRISFGPSLYFSYNNKGNKDMNHFYENVLNSLTSYQRNNQIELLMFK, encoded by the coding sequence ATGGATACTTCTCAAAAAGTAAAGGTTTTTAGGGAACTGCATAATAAAAGTAGACCCCTTGTACTATTAAATATTTGGAGTGTGGAAAGTGCAAAGGCTTTAACTAGTCACACTATCAAACTAGTTGCCACGGGAAGTTATGCGATGGCTGTTCATTATGGCTACGAAGATGGAGAAAATATGCCTTTTGAAGAGATCATCACTTATATAAATCAAATGCAACCAAATGAAAACTTTATTACAGTGGACATAGAGTCTGGCTATGCTTCTAACTTATATGAGTTGGAAAAGAACATAGTAAAATTAATTGAAATTGGTGTTGTAGGATTAAATATTGAGGATAAAGTCAGCGGGGAATCTACTTTATATAATGTCCAAGATCAATGTGAAAAGATCGCTCATATCCGTGAAGTGTGTAAAAAGCTGAATAGTGATATTTTCATTAATTTAAGAACAGACAAGTATTTTATGGGAGATAGTTCAAAAAACAATCTAAGTGAAGAATGTCTTAAACAAACCTTGATAAGAATAATGGCTTATGAAGAAGCTGGGGCTGATTGCATTTTTATCCCTGGACTAAATAATAAAAAACACATTTTTAAGCTAGCTAATAGTGTTAATGTGCCTATTAATGTAATGTTGGATATAAACAGAGATAACATAATAGATTATCTAAATTTAGGTATAGGTAGAATTAGCTTTGGACCATCTCTTTATTTTTCATACAATAACAAGGGTAATAAGGATATGAACCATTTTTACGAAAATGTCTTAAACAGTCTAACTAGTTATCAAAGGAACAATCAAATAGAACTTCTAATGTTCAAATAA
- a CDS encoding DUF4871 domain-containing protein, with the protein MIKISVRFFLLFITFVYLVGCSNEEWEESSIFESENYRMIGVEDKLGFIYDDSKATRFYSGEANKYMWHFWGDSEKLKGNLKVIATHNDSKEEMTVIENLPIGGPNNGADAHIPSMMSLPKKGMWKLDAYVDDQLHGSVFIKVYEQ; encoded by the coding sequence ATGATTAAAATTTCTGTTCGTTTTTTCCTTTTGTTTATTACTTTTGTTTATCTTGTTGGTTGTTCCAATGAGGAATGGGAGGAAAGTAGTATCTTTGAATCAGAAAACTATCGCATGATTGGAGTCGAAGACAAATTAGGTTTTATTTATGATGATTCTAAGGCTACACGATTCTATTCTGGCGAAGCAAACAAGTATATGTGGCACTTCTGGGGAGATTCAGAGAAATTAAAAGGAAATTTGAAGGTTATTGCTACTCATAATGACTCTAAAGAAGAGATGACAGTTATCGAAAATTTGCCAATAGGAGGACCTAATAACGGTGCTGATGCCCATATCCCTTCAATGATGTCTCTTCCTAAAAAAGGCATGTGGAAATTAGATGCTTATGTTGATGATCAGCTACATGGCTCGGTATTCATAAAAGTATACGAACAATAA
- a CDS encoding FMN-binding negative transcriptional regulator: MYIPKHFQLNDQELIDDMIKEYSFATLISQHDGAPFATHLPLLFNKDDQCLYGHFARANKQWQDITNQQVLVIFQGPHSYISPSWQSETNDVPTWNYISIHIYGTVDLIKDEETVKDILTSSVTKYENPNSGYHLRNLDPNYLRGMQKGIVTIKINITKMEAKAKLGQNDTIEQQKQIINGLENTLEENNQKVAELMKRVLGFS; this comes from the coding sequence GTGTATATACCTAAACACTTTCAATTAAATGATCAAGAACTGATTGATGACATGATTAAAGAATACAGCTTTGCCACGTTGATTTCTCAGCATGATGGTGCTCCTTTTGCTACTCACTTGCCCCTACTATTCAATAAAGACGACCAATGTTTATATGGGCATTTTGCTCGTGCTAATAAGCAGTGGCAAGATATAACGAATCAACAAGTACTTGTTATCTTTCAAGGTCCTCATTCTTATATCTCTCCTTCTTGGCAATCCGAAACGAATGATGTACCCACATGGAATTATATATCGATTCATATATATGGGACCGTCGATTTGATAAAGGATGAAGAAACAGTCAAAGATATCCTAACTTCTTCTGTAACGAAATATGAAAATCCTAATAGCGGCTATCATTTAAGAAATCTAGACCCAAATTATTTGAGAGGGATGCAAAAAGGTATCGTCACGATTAAAATAAACATTACTAAAATGGAAGCTAAGGCAAAATTAGGCCAAAATGATACGATCGAGCAGCAAAAACAAATCATCAATGGACTAGAAAATACACTGGAGGAAAACAACCAAAAGGTGGCGGAACTTATGAAAAGAGTTTTAGGGTTTTCTTAA